From the Streptomyces sp. KMM 9044 genome, one window contains:
- a CDS encoding glycerophosphodiester phosphodiesterase: MGTHESGERTETTASGGTGRRALLGAAVLGAGGTVLGLSGTAGAAGPRHGGRGLKGLPVPTIIGHRGASGYRPEHTFGAYDLALDLGADIVEAGDLVPTRDGHLVCRHEPEIGGTTDVADHPEFADRKRTKLLDGVSVTGWFTEDFTLAELKRLRAVERIPANRPHNTLYDGRWEIPTFEEVLRWQNEQTRGRGKQVWIYPELKHPTYFRKLGLGTEELLARLLRRHGKDKKNSPVVIQSFEPTSIQRMSRLVGNPLAVLLSGANSRPWDFAENGDPRTVADLVTPKGLKEIASYAQGIGPTLDLIIPKDAAGNLTEPTTLVRDAHRAGLVLHPYTMRNENPFLPADFRKGSDPDAYGDVFGAFRTYFATGIDGVFTDHPDTGLLAREDFRTG, encoded by the coding sequence ATGGGAACGCATGAGTCGGGCGAGCGGACAGAAACAACGGCGTCCGGCGGAACCGGACGGCGGGCGCTCCTCGGCGCGGCGGTGCTCGGTGCGGGCGGCACGGTCCTCGGGCTGAGCGGCACGGCGGGAGCCGCGGGGCCCCGGCACGGCGGGCGAGGGCTGAAGGGCCTGCCCGTCCCGACGATCATCGGTCACCGGGGAGCCAGCGGCTACCGGCCCGAGCACACCTTCGGCGCCTACGACCTGGCCCTCGACCTGGGCGCAGACATCGTCGAGGCCGGCGACCTGGTGCCCACCAGGGACGGCCACCTCGTCTGCCGCCACGAGCCGGAGATCGGCGGCACCACGGACGTCGCGGATCACCCCGAGTTCGCCGACCGCAAGCGTACGAAGCTGCTCGACGGCGTCTCTGTCACCGGCTGGTTCACCGAGGACTTCACCCTCGCCGAACTGAAGCGGCTCCGCGCCGTCGAGCGCATTCCGGCCAACCGCCCGCACAACACCCTCTACGACGGCCGGTGGGAGATTCCCACCTTCGAAGAGGTGCTCCGCTGGCAGAACGAGCAGACCCGGGGGCGCGGCAAGCAGGTCTGGATCTATCCCGAGCTCAAGCACCCCACCTACTTCCGCAAGCTGGGCCTGGGCACCGAGGAACTCCTCGCCCGACTGCTGCGCAGGCACGGCAAGGACAAGAAGAACTCGCCCGTCGTCATCCAGTCCTTCGAGCCCACCAGCATCCAGCGGATGAGCCGGCTCGTCGGCAACCCGCTCGCCGTGCTGCTCTCCGGTGCGAACAGCCGCCCCTGGGACTTCGCCGAGAACGGTGATCCTCGCACGGTGGCCGACCTCGTCACGCCGAAGGGGCTCAAGGAGATCGCCTCCTACGCGCAGGGCATCGGCCCGACCCTGGACCTGATCATCCCCAAGGACGCGGCAGGAAACCTCACCGAGCCCACCACCCTGGTCCGCGACGCGCACCGGGCCGGCCTGGTCCTGCACCCCTACACGATGCGCAACGAGAACCCCTTCCTGCCCGCGGACTTCCGCAAGGGCAGCGACCCCGACGCATACGGTGACGTCTTCGGCGCCTTCCGGACCTACTTCGCCACCGGCATCGACGGCGTCTTCACCGACCACCCGGACACGGGTCTGCTGGCCCGCGAGGACTTCCGCACCGGCTGA
- a CDS encoding RNA polymerase sigma factor: MTHDLVTVLGPLLAAEASAEAYASGAEPADLEQTVWLRLLERLDAHDPPHDPPGWLRRTVRTEARRTRRATRHETPWAGDPADTGEGDPELLALAGARRHALREAVRRLPGRCPRLLEALLSPHDPTYREIAGELGISQGSLGPERSRCLGCLRRLLAPEVASG; the protein is encoded by the coding sequence ATGACGCACGACCTGGTCACCGTCCTTGGCCCGCTGCTCGCCGCGGAGGCCTCCGCCGAGGCGTACGCGTCCGGCGCCGAACCCGCCGACCTGGAACAGACGGTCTGGCTGCGCCTGCTGGAACGCCTCGACGCGCACGACCCGCCGCACGATCCCCCGGGCTGGCTCCGCCGGACCGTCCGCACCGAGGCCCGGCGCACCCGCCGTGCCACCCGGCACGAGACGCCGTGGGCGGGCGACCCCGCCGACACCGGCGAGGGCGACCCCGAACTCCTGGCCCTCGCCGGCGCCCGCCGTCACGCCCTGCGGGAGGCGGTGCGCAGACTGCCCGGCCGCTGTCCCCGGCTGCTGGAGGCGCTGCTGTCCCCGCACGACCCGACATACCGGGAAATCGCAGGGGAGTTGGGTATCTCACAAGGCAGCCTGGGGCCGGAACGCTCCAGATGTCTGGGATGTCTGCGCCGTTTACTCGCGCCGGAGGTTGCGTCCGGGTGA
- a CDS encoding GNAT family N-acetyltransferase: MGMSVTISAATEQDAEQIFRLQYLCFQSEAALYGNYRIAPLVQSLDSVRDEVTTDLVFVARLGDEIVGSVHGRSTEDAAAAIGKLCVHPRLQGHGIGARLLRAAESALAGERGARMFRLQAGHRSESNLQLYSKVGYQRVGTSRGADGVPTIVLEKTADSYVATA, encoded by the coding sequence ATGGGCATGAGCGTGACCATCTCTGCGGCGACGGAGCAGGACGCCGAGCAGATCTTCAGGTTGCAGTACCTGTGCTTCCAGAGCGAGGCGGCACTGTACGGCAACTACCGCATTGCGCCGCTCGTCCAGAGTCTGGACTCGGTCCGCGACGAGGTCACCACCGACCTGGTCTTCGTCGCCCGGCTCGGCGACGAGATCGTCGGCTCGGTGCACGGCAGGAGCACCGAGGACGCCGCCGCGGCCATCGGCAAGCTCTGCGTCCACCCCCGCCTCCAGGGCCACGGCATCGGTGCCCGGCTCCTGCGCGCCGCCGAGTCCGCCCTCGCCGGCGAGCGGGGCGCCAGGATGTTCCGCCTCCAGGCCGGGCACCGCAGCGAGAGCAACCTCCAGCTGTACAGCAAGGTCGGCTACCAGCGGGTCGGGACGTCCCGGGGCGCGGACGGCGTGCCAACGATCGTCCTGGAGAAGACGGCGGACTCGTACGTGGCCACCGCCTGA
- a CDS encoding HAD-IA family hydrolase: MTIHAQALLFDNDGTLVSSLESVQRCWTRWAVEYGITAERFGRIELHGRPAAEIAADLLPAHAVPGAVARIEDLEVEDVPNGGAVLLPGTRHLLGVLPAERWAVVTSATRRLAEARLAAAGILPKTLVSADDITRGKPDPEPYLLAARTLGVDPADCVVFEDAPAGLQAGRAAGMTTVALATTHQAHELTADLVVEDLSALSVLVTDTGVEIAAHS; encoded by the coding sequence ATGACCATCCATGCGCAAGCCCTTCTGTTCGACAACGACGGCACCCTCGTCTCCTCCCTCGAGTCCGTGCAGCGCTGCTGGACCCGGTGGGCCGTCGAGTACGGGATCACGGCCGAGCGGTTCGGGCGGATCGAGCTGCACGGCCGCCCGGCCGCCGAGATAGCCGCCGACCTGCTGCCCGCCCATGCCGTGCCCGGGGCCGTCGCACGGATCGAGGACCTGGAGGTGGAGGACGTGCCGAACGGCGGGGCGGTCCTGCTGCCGGGCACCCGGCACCTCCTCGGCGTGCTGCCGGCGGAACGCTGGGCCGTCGTCACCTCCGCGACCCGGCGGCTGGCCGAGGCCCGCCTCGCCGCCGCCGGCATCCTGCCCAAGACCCTCGTCTCCGCCGACGACATCACCCGGGGCAAGCCCGACCCCGAGCCCTACCTGCTGGCCGCCCGCACCCTCGGCGTGGACCCCGCCGACTGCGTCGTCTTCGAGGACGCCCCCGCCGGGCTCCAGGCGGGGCGGGCGGCCGGGATGACGACCGTGGCCTTGGCCACAACCCACCAGGCCCACGAGCTGACCGCCGATCTCGTGGTCGAGGACCTGTCGGCCCTGTCCGTACTGGTCACGGACACCGGTGTGGAGATCGCCGCACATTCCTGA
- a CDS encoding methionine ABC transporter permease: MQPLLVQACRETLAMVGWSTLIAVLVGLPIGILLVLTDRGGLLQNAPVSKVIGQVVNVGRSMPFIILMVALTSFTRWITGTSIGSEAAIVPLAISGIPFFARLVETAVREVDHGLVEAVRAMGGNTWTIVRKVLVPESLPSLTAAATTTVIALIGYSAMAGAVGGGGLGDFAVRYGYQRFDSELMWITVAILAVVISVIQFAGDLAVRSLRRRGRSVAAPRLWLLRAKEPVTADADRAA; the protein is encoded by the coding sequence ATGCAGCCACTGCTGGTGCAGGCATGTCGGGAAACGTTGGCCATGGTGGGCTGGTCCACCCTGATCGCGGTACTCGTCGGCCTGCCGATCGGCATCCTGCTCGTCCTGACCGACCGGGGCGGACTGCTGCAGAACGCGCCCGTGAGCAAGGTCATCGGGCAGGTCGTGAACGTCGGCCGCTCGATGCCGTTCATCATCCTCATGGTCGCCCTGACGAGCTTCACCCGCTGGATCACCGGGACGTCCATCGGCAGCGAGGCCGCGATCGTGCCGCTCGCCATCAGCGGTATCCCCTTCTTCGCCCGCCTGGTCGAGACGGCCGTACGCGAAGTGGACCACGGGCTCGTCGAGGCCGTGCGGGCCATGGGCGGCAACACCTGGACGATCGTCCGCAAGGTCCTCGTCCCCGAGTCCCTGCCCTCGCTGACCGCCGCCGCCACCACCACGGTCATCGCCCTCATCGGCTACTCGGCCATGGCAGGCGCCGTGGGCGGCGGCGGTCTCGGCGACTTCGCCGTCCGCTACGGCTACCAGCGCTTCGACAGCGAACTGATGTGGATCACCGTCGCGATCCTCGCCGTGGTCATCTCGGTCATCCAGTTCGCCGGCGACCTCGCGGTCCGCTCCCTGCGCCGCCGCGGCCGCTCGGTTGCCGCGCCCAGGCTGTGGCTGCTCAGGGCCAAGGAGCCCGTGACGGCCGACGCCGACAGGGCCGCGTAA
- a CDS encoding MetQ/NlpA family ABC transporter substrate-binding protein — protein sequence MRNTAKTATAVLAAGALALGLSACGSDSGSGSDASGPLIVAASPVPHAEILTFVKDNLTEEAGLDLEVKEFTDYVTPNTATEDGSVGANFFQTQPYLDDFNKKNGTHIVPLVDVHLEPLGLYSYKVEKAGELKNGATVAVPNDTVNEGRALQLLAAHGLITLKEGVGTAATPADVTKNPKNLEFKELEAAQTPRSLEDVDAAVVNGNYAIEADLKPSEDALVLESAKGNPNLNLLAVKEGNEEDPRVKQLAGLPTSDEVGKFIDDTYAGSVVPSF from the coding sequence GTGCGTAACACCGCCAAGACCGCCACCGCCGTTCTCGCCGCCGGAGCCCTGGCCCTCGGCCTCTCCGCCTGCGGCTCGGACAGCGGATCCGGCTCCGACGCCTCCGGCCCGCTGATCGTCGCGGCGAGCCCCGTGCCGCACGCCGAGATCCTCACCTTCGTCAAGGACAACCTGACCGAGGAGGCCGGCCTCGACCTCGAGGTCAAGGAGTTCACCGACTACGTCACGCCGAACACGGCGACGGAGGACGGCTCGGTCGGTGCGAACTTCTTCCAGACCCAGCCGTACCTCGACGACTTCAACAAGAAGAACGGCACGCACATCGTGCCCCTTGTCGACGTGCACCTGGAGCCGCTCGGCCTGTACTCGTACAAGGTCGAGAAGGCCGGCGAGCTGAAGAACGGCGCGACCGTCGCCGTCCCGAACGACACCGTCAACGAGGGGCGCGCGCTGCAGTTGCTCGCTGCCCACGGCCTGATCACCCTCAAGGAGGGCGTCGGCACCGCGGCGACCCCCGCCGACGTCACCAAGAACCCGAAGAACCTCGAGTTCAAGGAGCTGGAGGCGGCCCAGACGCCGCGCTCCCTCGAGGACGTCGACGCCGCGGTGGTCAACGGAAACTACGCCATCGAGGCCGATCTCAAGCCGTCCGAGGACGCCCTCGTCCTGGAGTCCGCGAAGGGCAACCCGAACCTCAACCTCCTCGCCGTCAAGGAGGGCAACGAGGAGGACCCGCGCGTGAAGCAGCTCGCCGGGCTCCCCACCTCCGACGAGGTCGGGAAGTTCATCGACGACACGTACGCGGGCTCCGTCGTCCCCTCCTTCTGA
- a CDS encoding GNAT family N-acetyltransferase, with product MTSSTFPNISISTERLVLRPLDVDDVPTLTEMMNDEQIAAWTDVSQPFTEQAARTWITEYAPTERAAGRGLDLAVTEFLTQRLVGIIQLTKTNWHIRSTELSYAVAPWARGEGYASEAAMATAQWLFGDQKLERVELRTAADNTASQQVAQKIGCISEGVLRNACIAHVRGDDGVWTDVRTDFIVWSLLPEDLEGSAEHLADTGQFTAFTDWS from the coding sequence ATGACGAGCAGCACCTTCCCCAACATCTCCATCAGCACGGAGCGGTTGGTGCTGCGTCCCCTCGACGTGGACGACGTGCCCACCCTGACCGAGATGATGAACGACGAGCAGATCGCCGCCTGGACCGACGTCTCCCAGCCCTTCACCGAGCAGGCCGCCCGCACCTGGATCACCGAGTACGCCCCCACCGAACGCGCGGCCGGACGCGGACTGGACCTCGCCGTCACGGAGTTCCTCACCCAGCGTCTGGTGGGCATCATCCAGCTCACCAAGACCAACTGGCACATCCGGTCCACCGAGCTCTCGTACGCCGTCGCCCCCTGGGCACGCGGCGAGGGCTACGCCTCCGAGGCCGCCATGGCCACTGCCCAGTGGCTCTTCGGCGACCAGAAGCTGGAACGCGTCGAGCTGCGCACCGCCGCCGACAACACCGCCTCGCAGCAGGTCGCCCAGAAGATCGGCTGCATCAGCGAGGGCGTCCTGCGCAACGCCTGTATAGCCCACGTCCGCGGTGACGACGGCGTCTGGACGGACGTGCGCACCGACTTCATCGTATGGAGCCTGCTGCCGGAGGACCTCGAGGGCTCGGCCGAGCACCTCGCCGACACAGGACAGTTCACCGCCTTCACCGACTGGAGCTGA
- the cbiE gene encoding precorrin-6y C5,15-methyltransferase (decarboxylating) subunit CbiE, with translation MADRVTVIGWDGSPLTAAARAALGAATLVAGAAHHLELPEVPPGAERIRLGSAALAARRVAGHRGTAVVLADGDPGFFGVVRTLRAPEFGLEVEVVPAVSSVATAFARAGMPWDDAHVVVAHPRTLRRAVNVCRAHTKVAVLTSPGAGPAELGLLLEGVHRTFVICEELGTTREQVSVVTSDKAADHTWRDPNVVIVIGGQAAATASGGWIAGRDPAAGPRGWTLPADAYGGDLGEGEREPLRVSQLARLGPVPGDLVWDIGCGSGAFATEAARAGAAVIAVDSDPRACARTDSTARRHGVQLQIVHGTAPQALEDLPEPDVVRVGGGGAAVVLAVADRRPQRIVTHAATRDAAERIGRELSEHGYRAECALLQSVELDTRAWTETERSIAFLLSGVLPTRTP, from the coding sequence ATGGCCGACCGGGTCACGGTGATCGGCTGGGACGGTTCGCCGTTGACCGCAGCGGCCCGCGCCGCACTGGGCGCCGCCACTCTGGTGGCAGGCGCCGCGCACCACCTGGAACTCCCCGAGGTACCCCCCGGCGCCGAACGCATCCGGCTCGGCAGCGCCGCCCTGGCCGCCCGCCGGGTTGCCGGCCACCGCGGCACGGCGGTGGTCCTCGCCGACGGTGACCCCGGCTTCTTCGGCGTCGTACGGACCCTGCGCGCACCCGAGTTCGGCCTGGAGGTCGAGGTCGTCCCCGCGGTCTCCTCCGTCGCCACCGCCTTCGCCCGAGCCGGAATGCCCTGGGACGACGCACACGTGGTCGTCGCACATCCCCGGACCCTGCGACGCGCGGTGAACGTGTGCCGGGCCCACACCAAGGTAGCGGTTCTCACCTCTCCCGGCGCCGGCCCTGCCGAACTGGGCCTGCTCCTGGAGGGCGTCCACCGCACCTTCGTCATCTGCGAGGAGCTCGGCACCACGCGCGAGCAGGTCAGCGTCGTCACCTCCGACAAGGCCGCCGACCACACCTGGCGCGACCCGAACGTCGTCATCGTCATCGGCGGCCAGGCCGCCGCCACCGCGTCCGGCGGCTGGATCGCCGGCCGCGACCCCGCAGCCGGCCCGCGCGGCTGGACGCTGCCGGCCGACGCCTACGGCGGCGACCTCGGCGAGGGCGAACGGGAGCCGCTGCGTGTCTCCCAGCTCGCCCGGCTCGGACCGGTCCCCGGTGACCTCGTATGGGACATCGGCTGCGGAAGCGGCGCCTTCGCCACCGAGGCGGCGCGGGCCGGTGCCGCGGTCATCGCCGTCGACAGCGACCCGCGGGCCTGCGCGCGCACCGATTCCACCGCCCGTCGGCACGGCGTCCAGCTCCAGATCGTGCACGGCACCGCTCCACAGGCGCTGGAGGACCTCCCCGAACCGGACGTCGTCAGGGTCGGCGGCGGGGGAGCGGCCGTGGTCCTGGCGGTCGCCGACCGCCGCCCGCAGCGCATCGTCACGCACGCCGCCACTCGCGACGCCGCCGAACGGATCGGCCGGGAACTGTCCGAGCACGGCTACCGGGCCGAGTGCGCCCTTCTGCAGTCCGTCGAACTCGACACCAGGGCCTGGACGGAGACCGAGCGGAGCATCGCGTTCCTGCTCAGCGGCGTGCTGCCGACGCGTACTCCCTGA
- the cobT gene encoding nicotinate-nucleotide--dimethylbenzimidazole phosphoribosyltransferase: MTDTGRVPGEGQPENAGRVEQPGVPAPDSYTYLSESSAEDEDLLLPGARGAWGNEVAPPAPEPVVETVHEPGPHETGGRDTGSVDLGGVRLPDPGQPQAPGPAVPHESQTPAAPRRPLHLGPPIPSTTAGPVRSLADRGPADVPVRQVGPSTVGPEYLDVPRTRETAPQTAQPWGVRAAVGATAQAETVAPPQQSMGAAQALVARVATEAGAGQPQNAPRPAVAAVAAVDWQGAPGGPEGSSLPTADAAGADPGPGPGSDAGAAADGIAGPPEDPGYEAGPAEDAVPSLVPGEGPRAETIPASAAEAQPQAQVPDEVQAPEADADPVVAMEPEAPAQETVAVQEPEGVTATDGSDDITSAAAHEPQGPFTDPADPQAAAAVARSDGDAGASALAPAEPDAPAEEARAPEAAVLRTPEHAEAPEHAVSVPEATPAPGMEPALGTGVAPVAASEPLAEEASGRCVPAALPVQGPQQTPATPSAPPAQEAWTPLPVPPAPPRPEAPVTDATAPAVAVPAPDGAATPLPGSVSLVAVPDQPLGEFAPAEGVVPTAPQLAPTPTQPLSPPIEEQPQQSGPEAAAPVPAQRQADTGAVTVAPAPEPAAEPPAQQGPAENAQAEHPPTEPGAAQPVLAQDPDDLDTQGAGVADAAPPVGPAAPGYDDAERAAVQKVMRERRDIRNGFRDDPIPHEVLLRVLEAAHTAPSVGHSQPWDFVVIRSAETRRSMHELAERQRDAYAQSLPKGRAKQFKELKIEAILDTPVNIVVTADPTRGGRHTLGRHTQPQMAPYSAALAVQNLWLAARAEGLGVGWVSFFDEREMVRSLGLPEHLEVVAYLCVGYVDEFPAEPELMQAGWSKRRPLSWVVHEETYGRRVLPGEEPHDLLAETVAQIRPLDAKALGEAWERQKRMTKPAGALGMLEIISAQLSGLSRQCPPPIPEPAAVAVFAGDHGVHAQGVTPWPQEVTAQMVANFLGGGAVCNAFATQVGAEVCVVDVGVASDLPATPGLLPRKVRAGTSDMTAGPAMTREEAKQAIEVGIETARDLVAAGNKVLLTGEMGIANTTASAALISVFTGVDPGEVTGRGTGINDETLVRKTDVVRRALELHQPDPADPIGVLAAVGGFEHAAMVGLLLGGASLRTPVILDGVSAGAAALVARAIAPEVLAACIAGHRSAEPGHVAALNKLGLRPLIDLDLRLGEGTGALLALPMVQSTARVMHEVATFDSAGVTEK; the protein is encoded by the coding sequence ATGACCGACACCGGCCGGGTCCCGGGCGAGGGGCAGCCGGAGAACGCAGGCAGGGTGGAGCAGCCGGGCGTCCCCGCGCCCGACTCGTACACCTACCTCTCCGAGAGTTCCGCCGAGGACGAAGACCTGCTGCTGCCCGGTGCCCGGGGTGCCTGGGGCAACGAGGTCGCACCACCCGCGCCGGAGCCGGTCGTCGAGACCGTGCACGAGCCGGGACCGCACGAGACGGGCGGCCGGGACACCGGCTCGGTCGACCTCGGGGGTGTCCGGCTGCCCGACCCCGGGCAGCCGCAGGCGCCCGGTCCCGCGGTCCCGCACGAGTCGCAGACACCGGCCGCACCGCGTCGTCCACTGCACCTGGGCCCGCCCATCCCCAGCACCACCGCCGGTCCGGTCCGTTCCCTCGCCGACCGCGGCCCGGCCGACGTGCCGGTGCGCCAGGTCGGCCCGTCGACCGTCGGCCCCGAGTACCTCGACGTGCCGCGCACCCGGGAGACGGCCCCGCAGACGGCACAGCCCTGGGGCGTCCGGGCCGCGGTGGGCGCGACCGCCCAAGCGGAAACGGTTGCTCCGCCTCAGCAGTCCATGGGCGCCGCCCAGGCTCTGGTCGCACGCGTCGCGACGGAGGCGGGTGCCGGTCAGCCGCAGAACGCGCCGCGGCCCGCCGTGGCCGCCGTGGCCGCGGTGGACTGGCAGGGCGCCCCGGGGGGGCCCGAGGGCTCCTCCCTCCCGACGGCCGACGCGGCCGGGGCCGATCCGGGTCCGGGTCCGGGTTCGGATGCGGGTGCGGCGGCCGATGGGATCGCCGGGCCGCCCGAGGACCCCGGATACGAAGCCGGACCGGCCGAGGACGCCGTGCCGTCCCTCGTCCCGGGCGAGGGACCGCGTGCCGAGACCATTCCTGCGTCGGCTGCCGAGGCGCAGCCGCAGGCACAGGTGCCCGACGAGGTACAGGCTCCCGAGGCGGACGCCGACCCCGTCGTCGCCATGGAACCGGAGGCCCCGGCCCAGGAGACCGTGGCTGTCCAGGAGCCGGAGGGCGTCACCGCCACCGACGGATCCGACGACATCACCTCCGCCGCGGCCCACGAGCCCCAGGGTCCGTTCACCGACCCGGCAGATCCGCAGGCAGCCGCCGCTGTCGCCCGGAGCGACGGCGACGCCGGGGCGTCCGCCCTCGCACCCGCCGAACCGGACGCACCCGCCGAGGAGGCACGGGCTCCCGAAGCCGCGGTCCTTCGGACGCCCGAGCACGCCGAGGCACCGGAGCACGCCGTCTCAGTCCCGGAAGCAACGCCTGCTCCCGGCATGGAGCCCGCCCTCGGCACGGGGGTGGCACCCGTCGCGGCATCCGAACCCCTTGCCGAGGAGGCGAGCGGTCGGTGCGTCCCGGCCGCGCTCCCGGTCCAGGGGCCCCAGCAGACACCGGCCACCCCCTCCGCCCCACCCGCTCAGGAGGCGTGGACGCCGCTTCCCGTGCCGCCCGCCCCGCCTCGTCCCGAGGCCCCCGTCACCGACGCGACCGCTCCCGCCGTGGCCGTGCCCGCTCCCGACGGCGCCGCCACGCCGCTTCCCGGCAGTGTCTCCCTGGTGGCGGTGCCGGACCAGCCCCTGGGGGAGTTCGCCCCCGCCGAGGGAGTCGTGCCGACCGCCCCGCAGCTCGCGCCGACCCCGACGCAGCCCCTGAGCCCTCCCATCGAGGAACAACCGCAACAGTCCGGGCCGGAGGCCGCCGCTCCGGTTCCCGCACAGCGCCAGGCCGACACCGGCGCCGTCACCGTGGCTCCCGCCCCGGAACCGGCCGCCGAACCGCCGGCCCAGCAGGGACCCGCCGAGAACGCGCAGGCCGAGCACCCGCCCACGGAGCCCGGAGCGGCCCAGCCCGTACTCGCGCAGGACCCCGACGACCTCGACACCCAAGGCGCCGGAGTGGCGGACGCCGCGCCGCCCGTCGGCCCCGCCGCCCCCGGCTATGACGACGCCGAGCGCGCGGCCGTGCAGAAGGTCATGCGGGAGCGCCGGGACATCCGCAACGGCTTCCGTGACGACCCCATCCCGCACGAGGTCCTGCTCCGCGTCCTGGAGGCCGCCCACACCGCGCCCTCCGTGGGGCACTCGCAGCCCTGGGACTTCGTGGTCATCCGCTCCGCCGAGACCCGGCGCAGCATGCACGAACTGGCCGAGCGCCAGCGCGACGCCTACGCACAGTCGCTGCCCAAGGGCCGGGCGAAACAGTTCAAGGAACTGAAGATCGAGGCCATCCTCGACACCCCGGTGAACATCGTCGTCACCGCCGACCCGACCCGCGGCGGCCGGCACACCCTGGGCCGGCACACCCAGCCGCAGATGGCGCCGTACTCCGCCGCCCTGGCGGTCCAGAACCTGTGGCTCGCCGCGCGCGCCGAGGGCCTCGGGGTCGGCTGGGTCAGCTTCTTCGACGAGCGCGAGATGGTCCGCTCGCTGGGCCTGCCCGAGCACCTCGAAGTGGTCGCCTACCTGTGCGTGGGCTACGTCGACGAGTTCCCGGCCGAGCCGGAGCTGATGCAGGCCGGCTGGTCCAAGCGCCGCCCGCTGTCGTGGGTCGTGCACGAGGAGACGTACGGCAGGCGTGTGCTGCCCGGCGAGGAACCGCACGACCTGCTCGCCGAGACCGTCGCGCAGATCCGCCCGCTGGACGCCAAGGCGCTTGGCGAGGCCTGGGAACGGCAGAAGCGGATGACCAAGCCGGCCGGCGCGCTCGGCATGCTGGAGATCATCTCCGCGCAGTTGTCCGGGCTGTCCCGCCAGTGCCCGCCGCCCATCCCGGAGCCCGCGGCCGTCGCGGTCTTCGCGGGCGACCACGGTGTCCACGCCCAGGGCGTCACCCCGTGGCCGCAGGAGGTCACCGCCCAGATGGTGGCCAACTTCCTCGGCGGCGGAGCAGTCTGCAACGCCTTCGCCACCCAGGTGGGCGCCGAGGTCTGCGTGGTCGACGTCGGGGTGGCCTCCGACCTTCCGGCCACCCCGGGACTGCTGCCGCGCAAGGTCCGCGCCGGCACCTCCGACATGACCGCCGGCCCCGCGATGACCCGCGAGGAGGCCAAGCAGGCCATCGAGGTGGGCATCGAGACCGCCCGTGACCTGGTCGCCGCAGGCAACAAGGTACTGCTCACCGGTGAGATGGGCATCGCGAACACCACCGCGTCCGCCGCCCTGATCTCCGTCTTCACCGGCGTGGACCCGGGCGAGGTCACCGGCCGGGGCACCGGCATCAACGACGAGACCCTGGTCCGCAAGACCGACGTCGTGCGCCGCGCCCTCGAACTGCACCAGCCGGACCCGGCCGACCCCATCGGCGTCCTCGCCGCCGTCGGCGGGTTCGAGCACGCGGCCATGGTGGGCCTGCTCCTCGGTGGCGCGTCCCTGCGTACGCCTGTGATCCTGGACGGTGTCAGCGCCGGGGCCGCGGCACTGGTGGCCCGTGCCATCGCCCCCGAGGTGCTGGCCGCCTGCATCGCGGGACACCGCAGCGCCGAGCCCGGCCATGTGGCCGCCCTCAACAAGCTGGGCCTGCGCCCGCTGATCGACCTCGACCTGCGCCTCGGCGAGGGCACGGGCGCGCTGCTCGCCCTGCCGATGGTGCAGAGCACCGCGCGCGTCATGCACGAGGTGGCGACGTTCGACTCGGCCGGCGTCACCGAGAAGTAG